A genome region from Marinobacter panjinensis includes the following:
- a CDS encoding AMP-dependent synthetase/ligase: MTTPSIPELTLTQMLRAHAKERPERLALRQKDFGIWQAYSWQDYYERARHFGLGLRALGLKEGGHVAIISENRVEWVIAQMGIGMVRGICVGVYPTSPWNEVAYVLEHSDAEFVVCEDQEQTDKVLEAWPELPKLKHNIAIDMKGLRYYPEPPAAFEDIEARGREFEKAHPGLVDELLDSQQMDDTALMIYTSGSTGRPKGAMISWGNLHAAAPGLIELLQADEHGSSLSYLPLCHVAEQAVTNIAPVYVGSTVSFGESLRTIQEDLREIAPTFFLGVPRIWEKLHSSIYIKIQETGRVRQALFNRTIRACAPMATKSRTQWSLKEKCLFSLSYWLVFRALQNFIGLRRCTLAMTGAAPISTGILEFFRTIGVPLVEVYGQTESTGVATAQQVDDVHLGTVGVAVSGVEVKLGEHNEIIMRGGSMFKGYYKNDETTAATLKDGWLHTGDVGEWRSGQLKIVDRLKDIIITAGGKNLSPTEIENTVKASPYIKECIVIGEARKYVSALIQIDFDTVAKWAEQERIAYTTFRSLTEHERVNELIEAEVNKANEQLPQVAQIKRFHLLTKELDHDDDEVTATMKVRRSKIYEKYTDVIESLYA, encoded by the coding sequence ATGACAACACCATCCATACCCGAACTGACCCTGACGCAGATGTTGCGGGCCCATGCCAAAGAGCGGCCCGAGAGATTGGCACTGCGCCAGAAAGACTTCGGTATCTGGCAGGCTTACTCCTGGCAGGATTACTACGAGCGCGCCCGGCATTTCGGGCTGGGGCTCCGTGCCTTGGGGCTGAAGGAAGGTGGCCATGTGGCCATCATCTCGGAAAACCGGGTGGAGTGGGTCATTGCCCAGATGGGTATCGGCATGGTCCGGGGCATCTGTGTTGGCGTTTACCCGACCAGCCCCTGGAATGAGGTGGCCTACGTTCTTGAGCACAGCGATGCAGAGTTCGTGGTGTGCGAGGACCAGGAGCAGACCGACAAGGTGCTGGAAGCCTGGCCGGAACTGCCCAAGCTGAAGCACAACATCGCCATTGATATGAAGGGGCTGCGTTATTATCCGGAACCGCCAGCGGCGTTCGAGGATATCGAGGCCAGGGGCCGGGAATTCGAGAAAGCGCACCCGGGGCTGGTGGATGAATTGCTGGACAGCCAGCAGATGGATGACACCGCCCTGATGATCTATACCTCCGGCTCGACTGGTCGCCCGAAGGGCGCCATGATCAGCTGGGGTAACCTCCATGCCGCGGCGCCCGGCCTTATTGAGCTGCTACAGGCAGACGAGCATGGTTCCAGTCTGTCCTATCTCCCGCTATGCCATGTGGCGGAGCAGGCGGTTACCAACATTGCGCCGGTTTATGTGGGCAGTACGGTCAGCTTTGGCGAGAGCCTGCGGACGATCCAGGAAGATCTGCGTGAGATCGCACCGACCTTTTTCCTGGGGGTGCCCAGAATCTGGGAGAAGCTGCATTCCTCCATTTACATCAAGATCCAGGAAACCGGACGGGTCCGGCAGGCGTTATTTAACCGGACAATCCGGGCTTGTGCGCCAATGGCGACCAAATCCCGGACCCAATGGAGCCTGAAAGAAAAGTGCCTCTTCAGCCTCAGTTACTGGCTGGTGTTCCGTGCGCTACAGAATTTCATCGGCCTGCGCCGGTGCACCCTGGCGATGACCGGCGCTGCACCCATTTCCACCGGGATTCTCGAGTTTTTCCGGACTATCGGTGTTCCCCTGGTGGAAGTCTACGGCCAGACGGAAAGCACCGGTGTTGCAACGGCCCAGCAGGTGGATGATGTACATCTCGGAACCGTGGGCGTTGCCGTCTCCGGCGTGGAGGTCAAGCTCGGTGAACACAACGAAATCATCATGCGCGGCGGCAGCATGTTCAAGGGTTATTACAAGAACGACGAGACAACCGCCGCAACTCTGAAAGACGGCTGGCTGCACACCGGGGATGTGGGTGAATGGCGGAGCGGCCAGCTCAAAATTGTTGATCGCCTGAAAGACATCATCATTACCGCCGGGGGCAAGAACCTCTCACCCACCGAGATTGAAAACACCGTCAAGGCCAGCCCTTACATCAAGGAATGCATCGTGATTGGTGAGGCCAGGAAGTATGTCTCTGCCCTGATCCAGATCGACTTCGACACGGTGGCCAAATGGGCCGAACAGGAGCGGATTGCCTACACCACTTTCCGCAGCCTGACCGAGCACGAGCGGGTGAACGAACTGATTGAGGCCGAAGTGAACAAGGCCAACGAACAGTTGCCCCAGGTGGCGCAGATCAAACGTTTCCACCTGCTCACCAAAGAGCTCGACCACGACGATGATGAAGTGACGGCCACCATGAAGGTGCGCCGCAGCAAGATCTATGAAAAATACACCGATGTCATTGAGTCGCTATATGCCTGA
- a CDS encoding branched-chain amino acid ABC transporter permease, translating to MRIGDAKQSYEADEAIWTTSTQKLWFGLFLLILLVFPFMADSYLLYLGCLVGIAVISTTGLNILTGFTGLISLGQAGFMGVGAYTVAWLSVNTGLPFPITLVLAGLMAAAVGILVGLPSLRVKGLYLAIATLAAGVFLHFIFAEWESVTGGMGGLSLEPAHLFGLSFQSDFMMYFIIVPLAVLMVLAAANVFRTRIGRAFIAIRDRDISAEILGIDLLRYKLMSFALSSFYAGVAGGLFAYFYRVVTPESFPLSMSIFYLAAVIVGGMGNLLGGILGAAFMTLVPEALKLLTAALTPFYPNAPVFMSPMLEIIFGALIVGFLIFEPHGLAEMWHRIRRFFRLWPFKN from the coding sequence ATGCGCATCGGTGACGCAAAACAGAGTTATGAGGCCGATGAGGCGATCTGGACCACTTCAACCCAAAAACTGTGGTTTGGTCTTTTCCTGCTGATTCTGCTGGTGTTTCCATTCATGGCGGATTCCTATTTGCTGTACCTCGGATGCCTGGTTGGCATTGCCGTGATCAGCACCACTGGCCTGAATATCCTGACCGGCTTTACCGGCCTGATTTCCCTGGGGCAGGCGGGGTTCATGGGCGTTGGTGCTTATACCGTGGCCTGGCTCTCCGTTAATACCGGCCTGCCATTCCCGATAACCCTGGTATTGGCCGGGCTCATGGCAGCCGCGGTAGGTATTCTGGTGGGCCTGCCCTCGCTGCGGGTCAAAGGGTTGTACCTGGCCATTGCCACCCTGGCGGCCGGTGTTTTCCTGCATTTCATCTTTGCCGAGTGGGAATCAGTCACCGGCGGTATGGGCGGCCTGAGCCTGGAGCCGGCGCATCTGTTCGGGCTGAGTTTCCAGAGCGATTTCATGATGTATTTCATCATCGTGCCGCTGGCGGTGCTGATGGTACTTGCCGCCGCGAATGTGTTCCGGACCCGTATTGGCCGGGCCTTCATTGCCATACGCGACCGGGATATTTCTGCCGAAATTCTGGGTATTGATCTGCTGCGCTACAAGCTGATGTCCTTCGCGCTCAGTTCGTTCTATGCCGGGGTAGCCGGTGGTCTGTTCGCCTATTTTTACCGGGTGGTGACGCCGGAGAGCTTCCCGCTGTCCATGTCGATTTTCTATCTTGCGGCGGTAATCGTGGGCGGCATGGGCAACCTGCTGGGAGGCATACTCGGCGCGGCCTTTATGACTCTGGTGCCGGAAGCGCTGAAACTGCTGACCGCAGCCCTGACGCCGTTTTACCCCAACGCCCCCGTGTTCATGTCGCCAATGCTGGAGATTATCTTCGGCGCGCTGATTGTGGGCTTCCTGATTTTTGAACCCCATGGCCTCGCGGAGATGTGGCATCGCATCCGCCGTTTTTTCCGCCTGTGGCCCTTTAAAAACTAA
- a CDS encoding enoyl-CoA hydratase/isomerase family protein — translation MAEQLVTTDFDPETGIATLTFNRPEALNAINVPLAEAFLAAVQGLTSLAGLRCVVLTGAGRAFMAGGDVSSMAGSPEQAGDAISAILDAVNPAILLLRSMDAPVIAAVKGVAAGAGLSLALMSDLVIAREDAKFLVAYNGIGAVPDCGGSWFLAHRIGAGRAAELMLLGKTLSAAQAKDWGLITEFAPEHSYENLLTEITGKVASGPTRAFGAFRQLTDRANGNQLAAHLETERAAFLEMTRTEDFAEGVSAFLAKRPAHFQGL, via the coding sequence ATGGCAGAACAACTGGTAACCACCGATTTTGACCCTGAGACCGGTATAGCAACACTGACCTTCAACCGGCCGGAGGCCCTGAACGCGATCAATGTGCCCCTGGCGGAGGCCTTTCTGGCCGCTGTCCAGGGGCTGACATCCTTAGCGGGCCTGCGATGTGTTGTTCTGACAGGGGCGGGGCGTGCCTTTATGGCAGGCGGTGATGTATCCAGTATGGCAGGCTCTCCAGAGCAGGCGGGTGATGCCATCAGTGCCATCCTGGATGCGGTCAACCCGGCCATCCTGCTGTTGCGCAGCATGGATGCTCCGGTGATCGCCGCGGTCAAGGGCGTCGCCGCTGGCGCGGGGCTCAGCCTGGCGCTGATGTCAGACCTGGTGATCGCCCGGGAGGATGCAAAATTCCTGGTGGCCTACAACGGCATCGGCGCTGTACCTGACTGTGGCGGCAGCTGGTTTCTGGCCCACAGGATCGGCGCTGGTCGGGCAGCGGAGCTGATGTTGCTGGGGAAAACTCTCAGTGCTGCGCAAGCCAAAGACTGGGGCCTGATTACCGAGTTTGCCCCGGAGCACAGCTATGAAAATCTGTTGACCGAGATCACCGGCAAAGTTGCCAGCGGACCTACCCGTGCCTTTGGCGCGTTCCGCCAGCTTACCGACCGGGCCAACGGCAATCAGCTGGCCGCCCACCTGGAAACAGAGCGAGCGGCCTTTCTGGAAATGACCCGGACTGAGGATTTTGCAGAGGGTGTGTCAGCGTTTCTGGCCAAGCGGCCTGCGCATTTCCAGGGACTTTAA
- a CDS encoding ABC transporter ATP-binding protein — MEALLEIDNIEVVYNKSVQVLRGLSLRVPEGAIVALLGSNGAGKSTTLKSVSGLLTLEDGEVTAGEVRFRGKDVKGTPPEKLVRNGLFHVMEGRRVFEDLTVEENLVAATYALSGTKPSLSDSYELVYNYFPRLKERRKQLAGYLSGGEQQMLALGRALIAQPKLIMLDEPSLGLAPMLVEEIFTIVARINREQGTAILLVEQNAAVSLAIASYGYIMENGKIVIDGPADKLTANEDVREFYLGVGGKEGEARSYRDIKHYKRRKRWLS; from the coding sequence ATGGAAGCCTTACTGGAAATCGATAACATCGAGGTGGTCTACAACAAGTCGGTGCAGGTCCTCCGGGGCCTGTCACTGCGGGTGCCGGAGGGTGCCATTGTGGCGCTCCTCGGCTCCAACGGCGCCGGCAAATCCACCACCTTGAAGAGTGTTTCCGGCCTGTTGACCCTGGAAGACGGCGAAGTGACCGCCGGAGAAGTCCGTTTCCGGGGCAAGGATGTGAAGGGAACGCCGCCTGAGAAGCTGGTGCGCAATGGGTTGTTCCATGTGATGGAAGGTCGCCGTGTGTTCGAGGACCTGACCGTCGAGGAGAATCTGGTTGCCGCCACCTATGCACTCAGTGGCACCAAACCCTCCCTGAGTGACAGTTATGAACTGGTTTACAACTATTTCCCGCGACTGAAAGAGCGTCGCAAGCAACTGGCGGGGTACTTGTCGGGCGGGGAACAGCAGATGCTGGCCCTTGGCCGGGCGCTGATTGCCCAGCCGAAGCTGATCATGCTGGATGAACCTTCGCTGGGGCTGGCGCCGATGCTGGTGGAGGAAATCTTCACCATCGTGGCGCGAATCAATCGCGAGCAGGGCACGGCCATTCTGCTGGTGGAACAGAATGCTGCGGTCTCACTGGCGATAGCCTCTTACGGTTACATCATGGAGAACGGCAAAATCGTGATCGATGGCCCGGCGGACAAACTGACCGCCAACGAGGATGTGCGGGAGTTCTATCTGGGGGTGGGTGGCAAGGAAGGCGAAGCCCGCAGTTACCGTGACATCAAGCACTACAAACGCCGTAAACGGTGGCTTTCATGA
- a CDS encoding ABC transporter ATP-binding protein, producing the protein MSILDISNLSLSFGGVTALQDVSFRVPESTITTIIGPNGAGKTSLFNCISGFYKPQQGTISYEGQVLSSAIKPPRRAALGLARTFQNIALFRGMTVLDNIKLGAHVHMKSGLLSALAYFGPARREEMAVRKDVEQRIIDFLEIDHIRRQPVASLSYGLQKRVELARALAMQPKVLMLDEPVAGMNREEKEDMARFILDIREEWGITVLMVEHDMGMVMDISDHIAVLNFGQVITEGLPSEVQKNPEVIKAYLGNSDIDSLRKKLNPEEEAA; encoded by the coding sequence GTGAGCATCCTCGATATCAGCAACCTGTCCCTGTCGTTTGGTGGTGTGACGGCCTTGCAGGACGTCAGTTTCCGCGTGCCTGAAAGCACCATCACCACCATCATCGGCCCGAATGGCGCCGGCAAGACGTCACTTTTCAACTGTATTTCCGGTTTCTACAAACCCCAGCAGGGCACGATCAGCTACGAGGGCCAGGTGCTTTCAAGCGCTATCAAGCCGCCGCGCCGGGCCGCACTGGGCCTGGCCCGAACCTTTCAGAACATTGCCCTGTTCCGCGGTATGACCGTTCTCGACAACATCAAGCTCGGCGCCCACGTTCACATGAAAAGCGGCTTGTTGAGCGCACTGGCCTATTTTGGTCCGGCGCGCCGGGAAGAGATGGCGGTTCGCAAGGATGTGGAACAACGGATCATCGACTTCCTGGAAATCGACCATATCCGTCGCCAGCCGGTAGCGAGCCTCTCCTACGGATTGCAGAAACGGGTGGAGCTGGCCCGGGCACTGGCCATGCAACCGAAAGTGCTGATGCTGGATGAACCGGTCGCCGGTATGAACCGGGAGGAAAAGGAGGATATGGCCCGTTTTATCCTGGATATCCGGGAGGAGTGGGGCATTACCGTGCTGATGGTGGAGCACGACATGGGCATGGTGATGGATATTTCCGACCACATCGCGGTGCTCAATTTTGGTCAGGTTATTACCGAGGGCCTGCCATCGGAGGTTCAGAAGAACCCCGAGGTGATCAAGGCCTACCTGGGCAACAGTGACATCGACAGCCTGCGCAAGAAGCTCAATCCGGAAGAGGAAGCCGCCTGA
- a CDS encoding NAD-dependent succinate-semialdehyde dehydrogenase: protein MTVGLTNPELLRESAYINGEWVQARSGNQLPVTNPASGEHLANVPDMGAEDARRAIAAAEAAWPEWRARPAKERAGVLRRWFDLVMQHQEDLARLMTAEQGKPLAEARGEVGYGASFIEWFAEEAKRAYGDVIPGHGRDKRIVVIKQPIGVVAAITPWNFPVAMITRKVAPALAAGCPVVVKPAEDTPLCALALAVLAEEAGVPPGILNIITCSKARAPEVGEELSTNPVVRKVSFTGSTPVGKLLMRQASGTVKKVSLELGGNAPFIVFDDADLDAAVTGLMASKYRNTGQTCVCANRVYVQSGVYDQFVEKLKTAVGQLVVGAGLEGETQQGPLINQAALDKVKRHIADATNKGARVVLGGNAHALGGTFFEPTILTDVTQDMLVANEETFGPVAPLFRFDTEEQAIAMANDTEFGLAAYFYSNDIRRIWHVAEALETGMIGINDGIISTETAPFGGVKESGLGREGSRYGLDEFMELKYLCLGGMR, encoded by the coding sequence ATGACTGTCGGATTGACGAACCCGGAACTCTTGCGCGAAAGCGCGTACATTAATGGCGAATGGGTCCAGGCGCGTTCTGGTAACCAATTGCCGGTCACCAATCCTGCCAGTGGCGAGCACCTGGCAAATGTGCCGGACATGGGCGCAGAAGATGCCCGGCGGGCCATCGCAGCGGCTGAGGCCGCGTGGCCTGAATGGCGCGCGCGCCCGGCCAAGGAGCGAGCTGGCGTTCTGCGTCGTTGGTTCGATCTGGTGATGCAACATCAGGAAGACCTGGCCCGGTTAATGACGGCGGAGCAGGGCAAGCCGCTGGCGGAAGCACGCGGTGAGGTAGGTTACGGCGCCAGCTTTATTGAGTGGTTTGCCGAGGAAGCAAAACGCGCCTATGGCGATGTGATCCCGGGCCATGGCAGGGATAAGCGAATTGTTGTGATCAAGCAGCCCATCGGGGTAGTGGCGGCGATCACGCCCTGGAACTTTCCGGTGGCAATGATCACCCGCAAGGTGGCCCCGGCTCTCGCCGCCGGCTGCCCGGTGGTGGTCAAGCCCGCGGAGGATACCCCGCTGTGTGCCCTTGCCCTGGCGGTGCTGGCAGAGGAGGCCGGTGTTCCCCCGGGAATCCTCAATATTATCACCTGCTCAAAGGCCCGGGCGCCGGAGGTGGGCGAGGAACTGAGCACCAATCCGGTGGTTCGCAAGGTGTCGTTCACCGGCTCTACCCCAGTGGGCAAACTGCTCATGCGTCAGGCCAGCGGCACGGTCAAGAAAGTGAGCCTGGAGCTGGGTGGTAATGCCCCCTTTATTGTGTTCGACGATGCCGATCTCGATGCCGCTGTGACCGGACTGATGGCCTCCAAGTACCGGAATACCGGTCAGACTTGTGTCTGCGCAAATCGCGTCTATGTTCAGTCCGGTGTGTATGACCAATTTGTTGAAAAGCTCAAAACAGCGGTTGGTCAACTGGTGGTGGGCGCCGGTCTTGAAGGCGAGACTCAACAGGGCCCACTAATCAACCAGGCGGCCCTGGATAAGGTCAAGCGACACATCGCCGATGCGACCAACAAGGGCGCCAGGGTGGTCCTGGGGGGCAATGCACACGCGCTGGGTGGCACCTTCTTCGAGCCAACCATCCTCACTGATGTCACTCAGGATATGCTGGTGGCCAATGAGGAGACGTTTGGGCCGGTGGCGCCGCTGTTCCGGTTTGATACCGAGGAGCAGGCGATCGCCATGGCCAATGACACGGAATTCGGTCTGGCCGCCTACTTCTACAGCAATGACATCCGGCGCATCTGGCACGTGGCTGAGGCCCTTGAAACGGGTATGATCGGTATCAACGACGGGATCATTTCCACCGAGACCGCACCCTTCGGTGGCGTCAAGGAAAGTGGCCTTGGCCGGGAAGGTTCCCGGTATGGCCTGGACGAGTTCATGGAACTCAAGTATCTGTGCCTGGGCGGCATGCGCTAA
- a CDS encoding branched-chain amino acid ABC transporter permease, translating into MDWIFFGEISLAGLAMGGLYSLIALGFVIIYKATRVINFAIGEIMMFAAYLFLAFAGGMEMSAWIALPLAVIGGSLLGGVIEKTMIRPMLGESPISVVMVTIGIASILVGLVEFIWTADPQLLPSFLPREPVFIGELYLAPKIAYGFLIGAALLIIYLLYFRFSRGGVALRATASDQAAAYSMGINVRRVFNMAWVFGSLAASLAGVLVAATGGLSPQFGIIGLSVLVVVIVGGLDSILGALIAGVFIGWLETVAGAYLGGEYRMPATFLVLAVILVIRPYGLFGTHEIERV; encoded by the coding sequence ATGGATTGGATCTTCTTTGGTGAGATCAGCCTGGCGGGTCTGGCTATGGGCGGCTTGTATTCGCTGATCGCCCTGGGGTTTGTGATCATCTACAAGGCTACTCGGGTGATCAATTTTGCCATCGGCGAAATCATGATGTTTGCCGCCTACCTGTTCCTGGCCTTTGCTGGCGGTATGGAGATGTCGGCCTGGATTGCGCTGCCGCTGGCGGTGATCGGCGGCAGCCTTCTGGGCGGGGTGATCGAGAAAACCATGATCCGGCCGATGCTGGGTGAATCGCCCATTTCGGTCGTGATGGTGACCATCGGTATAGCCAGTATCCTGGTGGGCCTGGTGGAATTTATCTGGACCGCCGACCCGCAGTTGCTGCCCAGCTTCCTGCCCCGGGAGCCGGTGTTTATCGGTGAACTCTATCTGGCTCCGAAAATCGCCTACGGCTTCCTGATCGGGGCTGCCCTGTTGATTATTTACCTGCTCTATTTCCGTTTCTCGCGGGGTGGAGTCGCGCTGAGGGCGACGGCCTCGGACCAGGCGGCGGCCTATTCCATGGGTATTAACGTGCGCCGGGTGTTCAACATGGCCTGGGTGTTCGGTTCCCTGGCCGCGTCGCTGGCCGGTGTGCTGGTGGCCGCCACCGGCGGCCTCAGCCCGCAGTTCGGGATCATCGGGCTGAGTGTGCTGGTGGTGGTGATTGTCGGTGGTCTGGACAGCATCCTCGGAGCACTGATCGCTGGTGTATTCATTGGCTGGCTGGAGACCGTGGCTGGTGCCTATCTGGGTGGCGAATACCGGATGCCGGCGACCTTCCTGGTGCTGGCAGTGATCCTGGTGATCCGGCCCTACGGCCTTTTTGGCACCCACGAAATAGAGCGAGTGTAA
- a CDS encoding CaiB/BaiF CoA transferase family protein: MAGPLSHLRILDLSRVLAGPWAGQVLGDLGAEVIKIERPETGDDTRSWGPPYLQGTDGSSELSAYFLAANRNKQSLAIDIAHPEGQELVRKLVAESDVVLENFKVGGLKRYGLDYDSLKRVNPKLIYCSITGFGQDGPYANRPGYDFLIQAMGGLMSITGQPDGEPGEGPMKVGVALTDIVTGLYATIGVLAALSHRDRTGEGQYVETALLDVQVACLANQAMNYLTTGKAPTRMGNAHPNIVPYQDFPTADGNMVLTIGNDQQFSRLADVLGHPEWAGDDRFATNRARVANRKELIPKLRQATVMRSTREWVEILERKGVPCGPVNTLDQVFDDPQVLARGMKQTVSHPDLGEVPMVGNPIKLKLTPVTYRTAPPLLGEQSDHVLRQVAGLSPGEIKVLRERGVVS; the protein is encoded by the coding sequence ATGGCAGGCCCCCTGTCTCATCTGCGCATCCTCGATCTTTCCCGGGTTTTGGCCGGCCCCTGGGCCGGTCAGGTCCTCGGAGACCTGGGTGCGGAGGTTATCAAGATCGAGCGTCCGGAAACCGGCGATGACACCCGCTCCTGGGGACCGCCTTATCTGCAGGGGACCGATGGCAGCTCTGAGCTCTCCGCCTACTTCCTGGCTGCCAACCGGAACAAGCAGTCCCTGGCGATCGATATCGCCCATCCCGAGGGGCAGGAACTGGTCCGCAAGCTGGTGGCTGAATCGGATGTTGTACTGGAAAACTTCAAGGTGGGCGGCCTCAAGCGCTATGGTCTGGATTACGACAGTCTGAAGCGAGTTAACCCGAAACTCATCTATTGCTCGATTACCGGATTCGGCCAGGATGGCCCCTATGCGAACCGGCCCGGTTATGATTTTCTGATCCAGGCCATGGGCGGGCTGATGAGTATAACGGGGCAACCAGACGGCGAGCCCGGGGAAGGGCCAATGAAGGTCGGTGTGGCGCTGACGGACATCGTGACCGGGCTCTACGCCACCATCGGTGTACTTGCCGCTCTCAGCCACCGGGACCGGACCGGGGAGGGCCAGTATGTGGAGACCGCCCTACTGGATGTGCAGGTGGCCTGCCTGGCCAACCAGGCCATGAATTACCTGACCACAGGTAAGGCACCGACAAGGATGGGGAACGCTCATCCCAATATTGTGCCTTATCAGGATTTTCCCACGGCAGACGGCAATATGGTGCTGACAATAGGCAATGATCAGCAGTTTTCCCGGCTGGCTGATGTGCTCGGGCACCCGGAGTGGGCGGGCGATGATCGCTTTGCGACGAACCGCGCCCGGGTGGCCAATCGCAAGGAACTGATCCCGAAGCTACGGCAGGCTACAGTGATGCGTTCCACCCGGGAGTGGGTCGAAATCCTCGAGCGGAAAGGCGTGCCCTGCGGGCCAGTGAATACCCTGGATCAGGTATTTGACGACCCCCAGGTTCTCGCGCGGGGCATGAAACAGACGGTGTCCCATCCGGATCTGGGCGAGGTGCCAATGGTCGGCAATCCAATCAAGCTGAAACTGACACCCGTAACCTACCGCACGGCACCGCCGCTGTTGGGGGAGCAGTCGGATCATGTCCTGCGTCAGGTTGCGGGCCTTTCTCCCGGGGAGATCAAAGTACTAAGGGAGCGGGGGGTCGTCTCTTGA
- a CDS encoding TetR/AcrR family transcriptional regulator, producing MSKEDVVREVYRQNKDRISIKKEATAVKNLIRIIESTLRLANSKGFHAMTLRDLCADSGMSMGGLYAYIRNKDDLIHLIQSHGFTITRRTLLHYTGGVDNVRDKLFSAIKAHLYLSELMRAWFYFSYMEAKSLPAPEKRDAVAIELEIEDIFLSVIEDGIKAGVYRPRNARLVASMIKALLQDWYLKRRKYRDQNVAVDDYAAFVRDVIESYLL from the coding sequence ATGTCTAAGGAGGACGTGGTCCGGGAGGTGTACCGCCAGAACAAGGACAGAATCAGCATCAAGAAAGAGGCAACGGCGGTCAAGAACCTGATCCGGATCATCGAATCGACGTTGAGACTGGCCAACTCCAAGGGCTTCCACGCCATGACCCTGAGAGATCTGTGTGCGGATTCGGGCATGAGCATGGGGGGGCTGTATGCCTACATTCGCAACAAGGACGACTTGATCCACCTGATCCAGAGCCATGGATTCACCATTACCCGCCGCACCTTGTTGCACTACACTGGCGGGGTGGACAACGTACGTGACAAGCTGTTCTCTGCGATCAAGGCGCACCTGTACCTGAGCGAGCTGATGCGGGCCTGGTTCTATTTCTCCTATATGGAAGCGAAGAGCCTGCCGGCGCCGGAAAAGCGCGATGCGGTCGCCATCGAGCTGGAGATCGAGGATATCTTCCTGAGCGTCATTGAGGACGGCATCAAGGCAGGGGTGTACCGGCCAAGGAACGCCCGCCTCGTAGCTTCAATGATCAAGGCCCTGTTGCAGGACTGGTACCTGAAGCGCCGAAAATACCGTGACCAGAATGTTGCCGTTGATGACTATGCGGCGTTTGTCAGAGATGTAATTGAAAGCTATCTGCTCTGA
- a CDS encoding ABC transporter substrate-binding protein has translation MFRNILNKGRRLAGLGSLVAALTVATPAMAQDKEPIVFGGSIPLSGVFAFAGIHIHAGLTDYTDWINSEGGINGHPVKYVMEDTAYEVDRSVAAFKKISGSESPATYYGDSTGFMKAIASELNSQGDTLMSGASFATALTDNEQYPYQFIPGPNYSQMFGIILEYIADQGKDGDMPTVAFVYSDTEFGKDPIENGKARAAELGIEVVEDIVTKPGSVDVSAEVLKLRRVRPDFVVFHGYVLSPINEFMVQMRQMGLDTQFMGTFWSSDKLIIDKMGADADGYMGVMPYNYYDSEESGPMLDALRAQAEKSDPEADYRPTGYMQAWFNAMVWTEVIKRTLDADKELTGENMAAALASIEDWDTGGIIGIPVTVRDMSFPVGRIWRVNAEKGRYEPVSDWIHLD, from the coding sequence ATGTTCAGAAACATCCTCAACAAAGGTCGCCGGCTTGCCGGGCTTGGTAGCCTGGTCGCTGCATTGACCGTGGCCACCCCGGCCATGGCCCAGGACAAGGAACCCATCGTCTTCGGTGGCTCCATACCACTGTCCGGCGTATTTGCTTTTGCCGGCATTCACATCCATGCAGGCCTGACGGATTACACCGACTGGATCAACAGTGAAGGCGGTATCAATGGCCATCCGGTGAAGTACGTGATGGAAGATACCGCGTACGAGGTGGACCGTTCGGTGGCTGCTTTCAAGAAGATTTCCGGCAGTGAATCTCCGGCCACCTATTACGGTGACAGCACCGGTTTTATGAAGGCCATTGCCTCGGAGCTGAACAGCCAGGGGGATACACTGATGAGTGGCGCGTCGTTTGCCACCGCGCTGACGGATAACGAGCAGTACCCCTACCAGTTCATCCCGGGTCCCAACTACAGCCAGATGTTCGGCATCATCCTGGAGTACATTGCAGACCAGGGTAAGGACGGCGACATGCCGACCGTTGCCTTCGTCTACAGCGATACCGAGTTCGGCAAGGATCCCATCGAGAATGGCAAGGCCCGGGCCGCGGAGCTGGGTATAGAAGTGGTTGAAGATATCGTCACCAAGCCCGGCAGCGTGGACGTGTCCGCAGAAGTCCTGAAGTTGCGCCGGGTACGCCCGGATTTCGTGGTGTTCCACGGCTATGTGCTGTCGCCGATCAACGAGTTCATGGTGCAGATGCGCCAGATGGGGCTGGACACCCAGTTCATGGGTACCTTCTGGTCTTCTGACAAGCTGATCATCGACAAAATGGGCGCGGATGCGGACGGCTACATGGGTGTTATGCCCTACAACTACTATGACAGCGAAGAAAGTGGGCCGATGCTGGACGCACTCAGGGCTCAGGCCGAAAAGAGTGACCCGGAGGCCGATTACCGCCCGACCGGCTACATGCAGGCCTGGTTCAACGCCATGGTGTGGACCGAAGTGATCAAGCGCACCCTTGACGCCGACAAGGAGCTGACCGGTGAAAACATGGCCGCGGCACTGGCCTCGATTGAGGACTGGGACACCGGCGGCATCATCGGTATTCCGGTTACGGTCAGGGACATGTCCTTCCCGGTTGGCCGTATCTGGCGGGTCAATGCCGAAAAAGGCCGTTACGAGCCGGTATCGGACTGGATTCACCTCGACTGA